A genomic segment from Toxotes jaculatrix isolate fToxJac2 chromosome 6, fToxJac2.pri, whole genome shotgun sequence encodes:
- the LOC121182850 gene encoding poly(A) polymerase type 3-like translates to MSGPRNSQDPLFPEIPKTYGITGPISEDLPEEGDLIQTRKLSESLQAYDVFEDNLQLRHRENVVKRLESVYKDWLREMCKEMNLPEVVTDNVGGKIFPFGSFHLGAQTKGADIDALCVGPGFLERKDFFTSFYEKLKAQKEVTEIQAVEEAFVPVIKLCYDGTEVDLVFARLLQRSIPENLKVCNDELLKNLDKLCVRSLNGYRVTEEILSLVPNVYNFRLALRTIKLWAKRRNIYANKLGFLGGVSWAILVARVCQLFPNATASTLVTKFFKIYSMWVWSVPVCLREVKDCRYNLPFWDPRVNPSDRCHIMPIITPAYPQQNTSYNVSPSTFTIIMEEIKRGHAIAPEIQQGKATWSKLFETPEFFEKYQHYVLLQAKSTTDKQHIGWTSLVESKIRLLVGTLERNVNISLAHINPQLFPGPRKNNIEGVSTSWLIGLVLNTDGSRNQKIDLTSDLLSFTDAIYTQAKTSELYEEGMTVSAIYMQRENLCWQMPDGSRKKVFSPKPQPAVSHQISAPAKKMKANKESASGSTATPSSMTPQATKRPRSPCSEASTSKRIKLDPEPQQETKQTCHDESGVSLSKSPSPSKKRPGTPELETPTKKPRYDLNQPTVELSDQLPGPAKPVSVKKGSIKLHLIRYDYVAAGPFLAVLMREVVLDAVP, encoded by the exons ATGTCTGG ACCAAGGAATAGCCAAGATCCATTATTCCCCGAGATACCCAAGACCTATGGTATCACCGGTCCCATCAGCGAGGATCTGCCGGAAGAGGGGGACTTGATCCAGACCAGAAAGCTGAGTGAAAGTCTTCAAGCCTATGATGTATTTGAGGACAACTTGCAGCTGCGACACAG aGAGAACGTTGTCAAGCGGCTGGAGTCAGTCTACAAAGACTGGCTTAGAGAAATGTGTAAAGAAATG AACTTACCTGAGGTTGTCACTGACAATGTTGGAGGTAAGATCTTTCCTTTTGGCTCGTTTCACCTGGGAGCTCAGACCAAAG GTGCTGATATTGATGCCCTTTGTGTCGGACCTGGATTTCTGGAGAGAAAAGACTTCTTCACTTCCTTCTATGAGAAGCTGAAAGCCCAGAAGGAGGTCACAGAGATACAG GCCGTCGAAGAGGCGTTTGTCCCTGTCATCAAGCTGTGCTATGACGGGACTGAG GTGGACTTAGTTTTTGCCCGGCTGCTGCAGAGGTCCATTCCAGAAAATCTCAAGGTTTGCAACGACGAGCTCTTGAAGAACCTGGATAAACTCTGCGTCAGGAGTCTCAATG gctacagagtgacagaggagattCTCAGCCTTGTGCCTAATGTGTATAACTTCAGGCTGGCTTTGAGAACCATCAAGCTGTGGGCCAAAC GTCGTAACATTTACGCGAACAAGCTGGGCTTCCTGGGCGGTGTATCGTGGGCCATACTGGTCGCCAGGGTTTGTCAGTTATTTCCGAATGCCACCGCTTCCACCCTGGTGACCAAATTTTTTAAGATCTACTCAATGTG ggTGTGGTCCGTCCCAGTTTGCTTGAGAGAGGTCAAGGACTGCCGCTACAACCTTCCTTTCTGGGACCCCAGG GTGAATCCAAGCGACCGCTGCCACATAATGCCCATCATTACCCCGGCATACCCACAGCAGAACACGTCCTACAACGTGTCTCCCTCCACCTTCACAATCATAATGGAGGAGATCAAACGGG GCCACGCCATCGCTCCGGAGATCCAGCAGGGAAAAGCCACCTGGTCCAAGCTCTTTGAGACTCCAGAGTTTTTTGAGAAATACCA GCATTACGTACTGCTCCAAGCAAAGTCCACCACAGACAAGCAGCATATTGGATG GACGAGCCTGGTGGAGTCAAAAATCAGACTCCTGGTGGGAACTCTGGAGAGGAATGTGAACATTTCCCTGGCTCACATTAATCCACAGCTGTTCCCTGGACCCAGGAAGAACAACAT agagGGAGTGAGCACATCTTGGCTTATTGGACTCGTCTTAAATACAGACGGGTCCAGAAACCAGAAAATagacctgacctctgacctcctctctttcactgatgcca TCTACACCCAGGCAAAGACCAGTGAACTGTATGAAGAGGGAATGACCGTATCAGCCATATACATGCAGAGGGAGAACCTTTGCTGGCAGATGCCTGATGGCTCACGGAAAAAGGTTTTCAGCCCGAAACCACAGCCTGCAGTGAGCCACCAGATCTCTGCGCCAGCTAAGAAGATGAAGGCCAACAAG GAATCGGCCTCTGGGTCCACAGCCACTCCCTCCTCCATGACTCCACAGGCCACAAAAAGACCTCGTTCTCCATGTTCAGAAGCGTCAACATCCAAGAGGATCAAACTTGACCCTGAACcacaacaggagacaaaacaaacctgCCATGACGAGTCAGGCGTCTCGCTCAGTAAGAGTCCGTCTCCAAGCAAAAAGAGACCTGGCACTCCTGAGCTTGAGACGCCGACAAAAAAACCCAGATATGACCTG AATCAGCCCACTGTCGAGCTGAGTGACCAGCTTCCCGGCCCCGCCAAACCTGTCAGTGTGAAGAAAGGCTCCATCAAGCTTCACCTCATCAG ATACGACTATGTTGCAGCTGGTCCCTTTCTCGCTGTGTTAATGAGGGAGGTGGTGTTAGATGCTGTTCCATGA